Proteins encoded in a region of the Anopheles aquasalis chromosome 2, idAnoAquaMG_Q_19, whole genome shotgun sequence genome:
- the LOC126571245 gene encoding nuclear pore complex protein DDB_G0274915, with the protein MFSRDGRRGEMKAPVTPVAASSSAAAAASDARRNANRSRMPSPIAGGGGLSRTLSTPPIAESTHIGSFSPGPTSGSSRQPGAIGRGGSVRGDLWNGTGNITASNNTTSGQFKRKPTSPLSNSRTLFKSSGNLSIFGRANSQIFTDAQSPGLVNRLVRYSERSAHSGGAMNRSQSLSSVYSKPGQFPVVHLRKQELRYGLGGGGSGLGSGSSGGIRRRGGNFSSIRIPPPDMSLFQVNKRSSILRTGSLLIPASAEPHDTATGGNTTLFGGGRGVKSSTNEADAMENRVITPCAEPEATPTRSVLDALKEISRKRINSEELDADRIKKQCKELSELDAAGSGPPSSSSTGGAVATGTFGLATKRSRDPGSPSSPSAIDGGAGGNGAGGGTTVAVGSSGSYLGLGGLGPGELQVTKKRFCSKNNDILSSLSSSISSSHHTPNRHRVVVPRMDHHLAIVGSPSVSFSNSSLLGTMPSTSSTPIAEAIQELAAKELATRANDRETGAGQRAMKSASHAQQQSSWKQKTPPSERPTVAELPGRAQPKITLFNRPYETSTTKKLPVSSLATATSDGEEDEHGEGSGRVQFVKPKERMSPLGAKSVASGGAASGGSNSDPLKKPPASKLSVMLKCLSGDLGEEDEEEEDEETVQESPKTPKPQQQAPASAVATTVSSGLPKSSFTFGAKDTVDAAPKDTGASGEATTTKSKDETVAKGPSTVGSGIAALINNPIKDAGLGKIVQSAETKEASGTAVEKPKQAAAPAAAAAPAAAFTFGMPAATTSSAAAAATSVSKTTDSASNKTTLTSSTFKAPEGGAAAPASPFTFGTPLKQPASSTTVTSPSTNFISFSPAPTAAAPAAAAAAAAAGGFGGTTFGGALAKAASPVVQFGAGNATTTTNTTSASGAEKTTAAAPVFSFGAASTPAASGATSSTIASPSSVPTFGGSTFSAFKSPAAPATASPASSTPATTSGGFAAPAAAAAATFTFGSVATAPASTAATTTSSSSVLPPVFGSLSSGNTAASTTASAPTPGSTFTFGNALKTNNATPTAAGAFTFGAGALASTTTATPAPATASSTTTSTFPTFGGTTTQQPFTFGGAATGASAPSTNLFASATTNNNSNNNTSNTPATATTNLFGATLASSPKTTTESSASSAAASPNLFGTPAQPSAPTSGSVFSRLAPPPTAASGTNGATGSTTAAPGVFSFGAVKPSTGAPSAPPTAAAAPATNGQNIFGAAAAQTAGATGGLFTFGAAAQQNTQPAQNATGAGVPTFGSGLSSSSASAQPAANKPFTFGSAAAAAAKPPAAVGASASPSPAQAATQGSGIFGQQQQQAAPSPFGASSQQSSVPAFGSPVFGSSAGATNTGVPAQTTGAIFGQAAQVNGGTTNGPNTSGNLFTFGAKTPVASATPTVGTTFGAPANNNNTFGSGGLSNGLGQQQQQQQQQQTNKPFTFGAQPSAPTVAAPQPGQPAAAPSTGGFNFNLGSNVAPVAKPFSFTAGANSAASPPVFGAPAAVASAPSAGSPFTFGAAANNNAGIGQPASNASAAPFTFGSTQQPQQQQQQQQGMPNAASPFSFSAGNVATVAPQPQQQQQQQQPGIAAPFTFNAGGGATFGAAPVFGAPAGIPTFSIGTSSTPNGPTAGQRRIKTATRRIK; encoded by the exons ATGTTCTCTCGCGACGGTCGCCGCGGGGAGATGAAGGCACCGGTGACACCGGTCgcggcatcatcgtcggcggcagcggcggctaGTGACGCACGCCGTAACGCGAACCGTTCACGGATGCCGTCACCGATAGCAGGTGGTGGGGGGCTAAGCCGTACGCTCAGCACCCCACCGATAGCAGAATCGACACACATCGGCAGCTTTAGCCCTGGGCCGACTTCCGGATCCAGCAGGCAGCCGGGTGCTATCGGTCGGGGAGGAAGCGTCCGGGGTGATCTTTGGAACGGCACGGGCAACATcaccgccagcaacaacaccaccagtgGACAGTTTAAGCGCAAACCCACCTCACCGCTGTCCAACAGCAGGACGCTGTTCAAGAGCAGCGGAAATCTGTCCATCTTTGGCCGTGCAAATTCGCA AATCTTTACCGACGCCCAGAGTCCGGGATTGGTGAATCGATTGGTACGGTACAGTGAACGCAGCGCGCACTCCGGTGGTGCGATGAATCGCTCGCAATCGCTCTCGAGCGTGTACAGCAAACCGGGCCAGTTCCCGGTGGTACATCTGCGCAAGCAGGAACTACGATACGgtctgggtggtggtggatctggccttggttccggttcctccgGTGGAATACGCCGAAGGGGTGGAAATTTTAGTTCGATACGCATACCACCGCCGGATATGTCGCTGTTTCAGGTTAACAAGAGGAGCAGTATCCTGCGTACCGGTTCACTGCTCATACCGGCCAGTGCGGAACCTCACGACACGGCCACCGGAGGTAACACCACGCTCTTCGGTGGTGGACGTGGCGTAAAATCGTCGACCAACGAGGCCGATGCGATGGAGAACCGTGTTATCACACCCTGTGCCGAACCGGAGGCAACGCCAACGCGCAGTGTACTGGATGCACTGAAGGAGATCTCCCGGAAGCGTATCAACAGTGAAGAGCTGGACGCGGATCGGATCAAGAAGCAGTGCAAGGAGCTGTCGGAGCTGGATGCAGCCGGTAGTggaccaccgtcatcgtcatcgaccgGTGGTGCCGTCGCTACCGGTACCTTTGGTCTCGCGACAAAGCGTAGCCGCGATCCGGGCAGTCCTTCATCGCCATCCGCCATCGATGGTGGAGCAGGAGGTAATGGTGCCGGAGGTGGCACCACAGTTGCCGTAGGAAGCTCCGGAAGCTATCTCGGCCTCGGTGGTTTGGGTCCCGGTGAGCTACAGGTGACCAAGAAGCGGTTCTGCTCCAAGAACAATGACATCCTGAGTTCGCTCAGCTCGAGCATCTCGTcctcacaccacacaccgaaCCGGCACCGTGTGGTGGTACCACGGATGGATCATCATCTGGCCATCGTCGGTTCACCGTCCGTTTCATTCTCAAACTCCTCGTTACTCGGCACGATGCCGAGCACCTCTTCGACACCGATTGCGGAAGCAATTCAGGAGCTGGCTGCAAAGGAACTAGCGACACGCGCCAATGATAGAGAGACAGGCGCGGGCCAGAGGGCAATGAAATCGGCTTCACACGCGCAACAGCAATCGTCGTGGAAGCAGAAAACACCACCCAGCGAGAGGCCAACGGTAGCGGAACTGCCAGGAAGGGCGCAGCCAAAGATAACACTCTTCAATCGGCCGTACGAAACGTCAACCACGAAGAAGCTGCCCGTGTCTTCGCTCGCCACGGCAACAAGCGATGGTGAAGAGGACGAACATGGCGAAGGCAGCGGAAGGGTGCAGTTCGTGAAGCCGAAAGAGCGGATGTCGCCACTCGGTGCGAAATCCGTAGCTAGCGGTGGTGCGGCCAGTGGCGGTAGTAACAGTGATCCACTAAAGAAACCTCCGGCCTCGAAACTTTCCGTTATGCTCAAGTGCTTGAGTGGCGATCTGGGtgaggaagacgaagaggaagaggacgaggagacAGTGCAGGAGTcaccgaaaacaccgaaaccTCAACAAcaggcaccagcatcagcggtTGCCACCACCGTATCATCGGGATTGCCGAAATCTTCCTTCACATTCGGTGCTAAGGACACGGTTGATGCAGCCCCGAAGGACACTGGAGCTTCTGGCGAAGCAACAACGACCAAGAGCAAGGACGAAACGGTAGCCAAGGGTCCTTCGACGGTTGGTAGTGGAATTGCGGCGCTGATCAACAATCCGATCAAGGATGCCGGACTAGGAAAGATCGTTCAATCGGCCGAGACTAAGGAAGCCAGTGGCACCGCGGTAGAGAAACCGaaacaagctgctgctccagctgcagctgcagctccggCAGCTGCCTTTACATTCGGTATGCCAGCAGCCACGACCAGctcagcagctgcagctgcgaCCAGCGTATCGAAAACTACGGACAGCGCAAGCAACAAGACCACATTGACCTCCTCGACGTTTAAGGCACCGGAAGGTGGTGCAGCGGCACCGGCTTCACCATTTACATTCGGCACACCATTGAAgcaaccggccagcagcaccacggtgaCGAGTCCGTCGACGAACTTCATCTCATTCTCTCCAGCACcgacagcggcagcaccagcagcagcagcagcagcagcagcagcaggtggtttcggtggcaccACATTCGGAGGCGCCTTAGCCAAGGCAGCATCGCCGGTGGTACAGTTTGGTGCAGGTAAtgccaccacgacgaccaacACCACTTCGGCATCTGGAGCAGAAAAGACGACGGCCGCTGCTCCGGTCTTTAGCTTCGGTGCTGCTTCCACCCCTGCTGCCTCGGGGGCCACATCAAGCACCATTGCGAGTCCTTCTTCCGTTCCTACCTTTGGTGGTAGTACATTCAGTGCTTTCAAGTctccggcagcaccggcaacagcatcaccagctaGCAGCACGCCAGCCACAACGAGTGGCGGGTtcgctgcaccagcagcagcagcagcagccacattCACCTTTGGATCGGTGGCCACTGctccagcatcaacagcagcgaccaccaccagcagcagcagtgtcctTCCTCCAGTGTTTGGTTCGTTGAGTAGCGGTAACACAGCGGCCAGTACGACGGCATCAGCACCGACGCCCGGTAGCACGTTCACTTTCGGAAACGCTCTGAAGACGAACAACGCCACACCAACAGCCGCAGGAGCATTTACATTCGGAGCTGGCGCCCTGGCATcaacgaccacggccacgccagcaccagcaacagcttcgTCGACGACAACGTCGACATTCCCAACCTTCGGTGGTACCACAACACAGCAACCGTTCACGTTCGGTGGAGCAGCGACCGGTGCATCCGCTCCGTCGACGAACTTGTTCGCTTCGgccaccacaaacaacaacagcaacaacaacacctcaAACACACCGGCAACGGCCACGACAAACCTCTTCGGTGCCACGCTTGCCTCCTCCCCAAAGACCACAACCGAAAGCTCTGCATCATCGGCTGCGGCGTCGCCCAACCTCTTCGGAACTCCAGCGCAACCATCGGCCCCGACCAGTGGATCCGTCTTTAGTAGATTAGCGCCGCCACCAACGGCAGCTAGTGGTACGAATGGAGCCACTGGCAGCACTACGGCGGCCCCTGGTGTGTTCAGCTTCGGTGCTGTTAAACCATCGACCGGAGCCccatcggcaccaccgacagcagctgcagcaccagctacaAATGGACAGAACATTTTCGGAGCTGCAGCTGCCCAAACGGCTGGTGCCACTGGTGGATTGTTCACTTTCGGTGCCGCCGCACAGCAGAATACCCAGCCCGCGCAGAATGCAACCGGTGCCGGAGTGCCAACGTTTGGCAGTGGATTGTCATCGAGCAGTGCGTCGGCACAACCAGCGGCCAACAAACCGTTTACGTTCGGttcggctgcagcagcagcagcgaaaccTCCAGCAGCCGTTGGTGCGTCTGCTTCGCCTTCACCAGCCCAAGCGGCCACCCAGGGTAGTGGTATCTTtggacaacaacagcaacaagcagcgCCATCACCATTCGGTGCCAGCTCGCAACAGTCGTCAGTTCCAGCGTTTGGATCGCCGGTCTTTGGCAGCAGTGCCGGTGCTACGAATACCGGTGTCCCAGCACAGACCACCGGAGCCATCTTTGGCCAGGCAGCGCAGGTCAACGGGGGCACCACGAACGGACCAAACACTTCCGGGAATCTGTTCACGTTCGGTGCCAAGACGCCAGTCGCTTCAGCGACACCGACTGTCGGCACTACGTTCGGTGCtccggccaacaacaacaacacctttGGTTCCGGTGGCCTTTCGAATGgtcttggccagcagcaacagcagcaacagcagcagcagacaaacaAACCGTTCACTTTCGGTGCTCAACCGAGTGCACCGACAGTGGCAGCGCCACAGCCAGGGCAGCCGGCTGCCGCGCCAAGTACCGGTGGGTTCAACTTTAACCTTGGCTCCAATGTGGCACCCGTGGCCAAACCGTTCTCCTTCACCGCTGGTGCCAACAGTGCAGCCTCACCGCCAGTCTTCggtgcaccggcagcagtagcatcggcCCCGAGTGCCGGCTCTCCATTCACGTTCGGTGCAGCTGCCAACAACAATGCCGGAATAGGACAGCCTGCCAGCAACGcctcagcagcaccattcacCTTCGGTTCcacacagcaaccacagcagcagcaacaacagcaacagggaATGCCGAATGCCGCTTCACCGTTTAGCTTCTCGGCGGGCaatgtggccacggtggcacctcaaccacaacagcagcagcagcagcagcaaccgggaaTCGCGGCACCGTTCACCTTTAATGCCGGTGGTGGAGCCACCTTCGGTGCGGCACCGGTCTTTGGTGCACCGGCCGGTATACCTACGTTCAGCATCGGTACCAGCTCGACACCGAACGGACCGACGGCCGGTCAGCGACGCATCAAAACCGCCACCCGGCGCATCAAGTGA
- the LOC126571265 gene encoding 3-ketodihydrosphingosine reductase — MNHTTEIILTLAGIALVHGLIFYFLTRKSRSIKGKHVVVTGGSSGIGLWAAVECVRLGAHVTVIARNVPLLEKAIEELEKWRKNDTQKLQFRSVDLSKSYETVAKTLDELESQVAPIYMLVNCAGMAICGTVEDTAITDAHRLMDVNYFGTYYPTRHVLPKMKAAGDGIIVITASQAALMGVYGYGAYAASKFALRGLAETIAMEARHRGITVTLALPADTDTPGFENENRSKPEETKIISGSGGLAKPEDVGRRIVQDALKGSFFSILGLESWILSILCVGMAPWKGPLLCFVQFYLLGPLRLIGLVLQWNFQRIIKGCAKRNAQQSQ; from the exons ATGAATCATACCACCGAAATTATTCTCACCTTGGCCGGCATCGCCCTCGTGCACGGACTGATATTCTACTTCCTCACCCGTAAATCGCGCTCCATCAAGGGTAAGCACGTCGTCGTTACGGGCGGTTCCAGTGGAATCGGCCTGTGGGCGGCCGTGGAATGTGTCCGCCTCGGTGCCCACGTAACGGTGATCGCTCGCAATGTACCGCTCCTTG AAAAAGCCATAGAAGAGCTGGAAAAGTGGCGTAAAAATGACACCCAGAAGCTACAGTTCCGTTCAGTGGATCTCTCGAAAAGCTACGAAACGGTCGCCAAAACGCTGGACGAACTGGAGAGCCAAGTAGCTCCGATCTACATGCTCGTCAACTGTGCCGGTATGGCAATCTGCGGCACGGTCGAGGATACGGCCATCACCGATGCACACCGGCTGATGGATGTGAACTATTTCGGCACCTACTATCCAACGCGCCACGTCCTTCCGAAGATGAAGGCGGCCGGTGatggcatcatcgtcatcaccgctTCACAGGCTGCTTTGATGGGCGTGTACGGGTACGGTGCGTACGCTGCATCCAAGTTTGCGCTGCGTGGTCTCGCCGAAACGATCGCCATGGAAGCACGGCACCGCGGTATAACCGTTACACTCGCCCTGCCAGCCGACACCGATACGCCCGGGTTCGAGAACGAGAACCGCAGCAAACCGGAGGAAACGAAAATCATTTCCGGTTCGGGTGGACTCGCCAAACCGGAGGATGTCGGTCGCCGAATCGTCCAGGATGCGCTCAAGGGTTCCTTTTTCTCGATCCTGGGCCTAGAAAGCTGGATACTGAGTATTCTGTGTGTCGGGATGGCACCATGGAAAGGGCCGCTGCTGTGCTTCGTCCAATTTTATCTTCTCGGACCACTCCGGTTAATcgggctggtgctgcagtgGAACTTCCAGCGGATCATCAAGGGTTGCGCAAAGCGAAACGCTCAGCAATCGCAGTGA